From the genome of Mucispirillum schaedleri ASF457:
AGTAAACAGTATACAGTAAAAGCTAAAAATTTAGCAGCTGATAATGCTATCCTTATTTTTATGCCATCAATTGGTGTTAGTTATAATTATCAATATTCATGGCAAGATCAAACAAAAGCTCTCAATACTAAAACCGAAGGTGATTTATCAACATTCAGTGCTTATGCAAACCTTAACTTATTTAACGGCTTATCTGATTTATTTGGGTATCAGCTGGCAAGGCTTGACAGAGATATGGCAGTTTCTGATTTAGATGCTGTATCTTATCAGACTATTCTTGATGCTCAGCTTGCATTTATTAATGTATTAAAAGCAAAAAGTGATTTAGAAGTGGCAGAAAGCAATTTAAAATTACTTGAAATGCAAAAAAGAGATGCCCAAATCTCTGCTGATAATGGCTTAATTGCAAAAAATGATTTGCTGCAGACTGAAACATATTTAGCTTCTGCACAGCTTCAAAAAATTACTGCACAAAGTGCCGTTACCAGAGCTATACAAAGCCTTGAAAAAGTAATGAATAGAAAGTTAGCTCCAAATGAAGAGCTTATAGAGCCGGTGTTTATGGATGTTACTTTAGATAGTGAAGAAGCATTAAAAGAAAAAATGTTTGCAAATAGAAGTGATTTAAAAAAGTTAGAGCAGTCTTATGAAGCTGCTAAAAAGACAGAAAACCGTTCATTAAGTGGTGTATATCCAACTATTGATGCATCATTTAACTATGCAGGCTATGGTGATTCTTTTGACCCATTTGCAGGAAACCCAGGCGGAATGGATTCTAACATGACTGTTGGAATTACTGCATCATGGAATATTTTATCAGTAGCATCTGCATCAATGCTGTCTATTTCAGATAAAAGAACTCGTCAGGCACTGGCTTATTCTATTGCAGATGCAAAGCAAAATATGATGCTTGATTTACAAACTAAAATAGAAAGTTATTATACATCAAAAGCTCAGCTTGCTCAGTCAATTATAGGTGTGCAGCATGCAGAAGAAAATTACCGTGTTACTAAAAACCTTTATGACCAAAGTGCTGCAACTATGACAGAGCTTTTAGATGCATCATCTTTATTAAATGAAGCAAAAGTTGCAGAATCAAATGCCAGATACAGTGTTATATCATCTGTATATAATTTAGAATGGGTAATACAGGAAAAACTTCCTGTTCATGATGTTAATCAGTATACCCCAGTTGAAAGCCCATTAAGATAATTAACGCAAAAATCAGGCGGAGAAATATAATCTCCGCTTTTTAAGATAATTACTGCCTACATAATTTTTACATTTTTTTTAAAAATCATAAAAAACTACTTGATTTTATCATACATTTTATATAGAAAATATATGAATAAAATTTACATAAGTTTTTAATGTTAAATAACATAGATATTTATATGGGAAAGGAGTAAATATGAAAAATTTACTAGAAAAATTAAAAGCTTTTTTCAGCGGTAAAAATAGTGCTGACAAAAGCCATGCAGGCGGTTCTGCAGAGAATAATGCAGGTGAAAAACAGCCGGGTCGTTTTAAAAGATTATTTTTAAACATTAAAGCTTATGCAAAAAGAAAGCCATCTGCATTTATTGCTATTATCATTGGTATTGTTTTTGTGCTGCTTTTTATTACTTATGAAGCACTTCATTTAACAAGCACTCCACAGTTCTGCGGTATGTGCCATGTGGAAACAGAAACTGGTGCCGGTGCTGAATATCATACATGGAAGAAAAATATACATGCTGCTGTAGATGTTGGCTGCATTGACTGCCACGGCAAACCGGGTTTTTTTGGCTATATGAGAGCTAAAATGGGCGGTATGTATGACTTATTCAGTGAAATAGTTCATTCTAAAGAAAACAAAATGGCTATTTTGACAGAAGGTGCTACAAACAAAGAATATGCTGCAAAACTTGTTCCAAATGACTGGTGTTTAATATGCCACTCTGATGATGAAAATAAACGAATTAGAGAAAATACATTTATGTCTTTCTTTGGTGTGAAAATGCGTAAAGTAGATGCAGTTAAAAACCCAGAATTTAGAGAGCTTAATGGTTTAAGAGATATATATAATGATGAAATGCCAAATATTTCTTTCAGCCATGATAATCATGTTAATACTCTTGGTTTAAGCTGTATAGAATGTCACATGGGTGTTGCTCATGGTGGTGAATTCCAAAACAGAACTAAAATGGAAGACTGCTTTGCATGTCATAATGCAGAAAGAGAGAAAAATCCTGAAATAAATGCTCCAGAAAATGATGCCTGCAGCACCTGCCATACAACAGTTGCTGCTATGCATGAAGGCACATTATTATTAGAAGAAGGGCAGGAGCCAACTCCACCATCAATGATGGTAGACCAGGGGGTATATGGTGCTGAAAACTGTTCTACATGCCACATGGGAGGTGCATTTGATTTACCAACTGCTGCAACCTGCGGACCAACATGCCACGGCGATATGGATTATGGCTTTATGTATGATGATATAAGAGCTCAGTTTGATGCTGTTAAAGCTCCACTTGATAAATTAAATATGCAGCTTTATGCAGTTGTTGATAAAATGACAAAAGAACAGCATGCAAAATTTAATGAATTTAAAAATTATTATGAAATATTAGCTAATGATAATTCAAAAGGTATACATAATGACAGTATCTATGTTAAAGCTGCAGAAAAAGCAGCAGCAGTTGGCAACGAGCTTGCTTCAAGCTTAGGCATCCCTGTAGCTGCTCCAGAAGAAAATCAGGAATAGATAAGCTAATATCTTTTTTAAGATATAATATATAAGGGGCGGAAAATATTATGTTTTCGCCCCTTTTTTTGTTTTTTACAGATTTTGTTTTTATTTTGCTTGATTTATAAGATATATTTTTTATAATAAATTTTGGAGTAATGCATGACAAAAGATGATAAAAAAATAGTCCGCAATGTAATTTTATTTTGTATTATATTTTCAGTATTTTTTACAGTTTACAGGGTATCATCACTACTTGATAAAAAGTATGAGGATATTTCCCCGCAGGATAATAATACTACTGCTGCACCACCTTTTACAAGCATTGAAAATAACAGCACTCCAAAAAATTATGATAATATTGCAAAAGCATATGTTTTGCCAGCAGCTGATATGTCTTTAATGCAGGAAAATAAACAAGCTGCTGATAATAACAGCGGTATAATAAATTCTCTTGCAGATTTAAATAAAAATGATAAATCTATTGCCAGCCCTTATGATAATCTAGATATTATGCTTTATGAAGCAGCCATTCAAGGTGATTTTGAAAGTGTCCGCAGGTATATTGATATGGGAGCAAATATAAATAGTGTAGACAGCAGCGGAAGCACCATAGTTTATAGGATGAGCCTTTTAAAAAATGTATCTATGGACCAGATGAACTGCTTCAATTATCTTTTGTTAAAAGGAGCTGATGTAAATAAGGAAAACTATAACGGCTATACTCCATTAACTGCTCATTTTTCATCAAATCTTTTCAATAAGGAATTTTTAGACAGGCTTATACAAAATAATGTAGAAATCAATAACCCTGATTTTGACGGCGATACTCCGCTTCATTTTGCAGTTATGAATAATAATATAGAAGCTGTAGAATATTTATTAGAAAATGGTGCTAATGCCAATGTAAAAAATAAAGATGGCATTACACCTTTACACATTGCAGTAAAAGAAAAAAATTATGATATTACTGCCAGATTACTAGATGCAGGAGCAGATAGAAACACAAAAGATATTGACGGCATAAGTGCCTTAGATATTGTTAAAGCCAGTAATGATGTAGATTTATTTAAACTTTTCAGCATTACTCAGGAAGATATTAAAAAAGATAAACTGCAGGCAGAGCTGCAGCAGGCACTTATTAATAATATATCTAAACCAGCAGTAAAGGCTGTGAAAGAAAATATAGATAAAGGATTTTATAACAGACCAGTAAAGCAGGATAAGGGTGCATCATCTATTGATGGTAAATTTGTTGGCGAAAATCCAACTCCATTAATAGCGGCTTTATATTTTGGTTATAATGATATTGCAAAAGCTCTTATAAATATAGGGGCAGATGTAAATAAACCTAATGATTATCCTTTTTATTCTCCATTAATGGTAGCAGCAGAAAGCAGTAATAAAGAAATGGTTAATCTGCTGTTAAATAAAGGTGCAGATGTAAATTATCAATCTAAAATGGATGGTATAACTGCATTAAATGTGACAAATAGTGCAGAAATTGCAGAAATTATATTAAAAGCAAAGGCAGACCCTGATATATCATCAAATGCAGCATGTCGTTCTGCACTGCAAATGGCTGTTATTAATAATAATTATGATTTGGCAGAAATACTTTTAAAGTATGGAGCAGATGTAAACCATGTAGACTGTAGTGAATATAAACCAGTTATTGCAAATGCAATAGATACTGGCAACCCTGCAATAGTCAGACTTCTTTTAAATTATAATGCTGGAGTAAATACTGAAGTAGGCGAAGATTTATCAACCAAAGTGATAGATTATGCAAAACAGAAAGGAAATAAAATGATTATAGATATGATTAATGAAAAACTGCAGCAGTCAATATCTAAAAAACAGGAAGTTTTAAATAAAGATAACTCATCATTACTTATTAAAAACAATGTAAAACAGGAAGATAACATATCAATAAACAGTAAAATTAATGATAATATATCATTTAAAGAAAATATTGAAACAAAAATGAACAAAAACGATAACAGCTTATCAAATGAAATAGATAATATTATGGATGATATTGTTAGTGATTTATAGTATTTTTGCTAAATCATTTTAGCAGTATATGTTGCACTTTATATATTTATGTGCTACAAGTTTTTTAAATCATAAGGAGGATTTATGGAAAATTCATCAGTTTTAGATAACAGTAATAATGGAAGTTCTTTTAAAGAAAAAAAGCCAAAAAGAAAGCTTAATAAAAAAGTTCTTATTATATGCTCATTAATTACTTTTTTAATTATTTTGGCAGCAGTATATTTTATTATAAGTAATAGATATACAAAAATGGTAGAAAATTACATTAATGAAGAATTAAGCTATATTGCTCAAGATTATGGTAATAGATTTAATTATAAGCCATTTAAATGCAGTGGATTTAAGGAAGTAAAATGCAGCACTGATTTTATTGAGTTGTATGAAGAACCATATAAGTTTTCAGTAAAAAATATATCATTTACAGCAGCACCATCAGTAACTGATGTAAGGACAGTATCATCTGGCAATATTGAAATCCGTTCTGCTTATACAAAAGATGATTTAGAATCTAATAATGCTTTTATTAAGTTAAATCTTAATTTTAATTGTTCAGATAATATGACACTGTTAAGTGAGCGTTCATTACTTGCACATAATGTTGTATGCGATTCCAGTATAAATGATATACATTCAAAACAGGTAAGTATAGTTTATATGAAAAATGATATATATGCTCAAAATAGCAGTATATTTGGTGTTTTCAAAGATATTAAAGGCAATAATGAAGATTTTATGAACTTTATGTTAAATAATGCTACGGTAGTGGAATCTTCATTAAATGTTATAGAAAGCCCTGATTTATTTGAGAGTATAATGCAAATTGCTCAGATACTTTTTAAACCATACCTTGCAGAAAATATAACAAAAGAGATGGCTGTATCTTTATATGACAGGTTAAGAAGTGATTATAATCAGGTTAAAGGCTTATATGGTAATGACGAAGATGGATATGCTGCTGTTGTAGATAATTTAATAAATGCAGTAGATGGCATAGTATATCATAACAATAACTCTGTTTCAGTTTCTATTGACTTAAAAGATAAGGATAAAATAGATGATATGCTTGACTATGAATATAGAAACATTATTACTCCAGACTACTATGATATAAATATAACAAGCTCTAAATAACTGAAAAAGTATTTTATCGGCATAATTCATTTTAGATTTTAGCACAGATATTTATATAATATGACTGTTGTGAAAATGTAATTATGCCGTGGCATAAAAAATGAATAATAAAGAAATTATTATAAATGGATATGAAAATGGATTTTGATAATGATATACTTGTAGAATATTACAATGATGTAACAGAAGATATAAGATATATTAGAGAAACAGTTTTTGTTTTAGAGCAGGGTTTTTCTGAAGAATTTGATGAAATAGATAAAAAAAGTATACATTTGCTTGTAAAAGTAAATAATAAAAGAGCCGCAACAGCAAGGATATTTAAATCAGATAATAGTAATGCTAAATGGACTATTGGCAGGTTTGCAGTGTTAAAAGAATACAGGGGCATTGGGCTTGGTTCTTTTCTATTGAAAAAAGTAGAAGAAAAGATTAAAGAGCAGGGTGGCAGAACAGCGGAGCTTTCGGCACAAAAACAGGCAGAAAAGTTTTATTTATCTTCAGGCTATATTCCTATGGGAGATATATATTATGACCAGCATGCACCACATATTCATATGGAAAAAAATATAGATTAGTAATAATAAAGTAGAAAAGCAGCAGAACAAAAGGCACACAGTGCTTCACATTTCAGTAAGACAGGGGAAGCAGGCTCAGGACAAGTCGTCTGAAAGTTGAGCGACAGCCGAACTTGTTTCGGCAGAGTGTTATTTAAAAAATACAGGGGGAGTGTCTTTTACGACGCAAGCATTTCCCAACCGAATAGGGAGGAAGCAGAAATGCATAGCTGGACTGTATTTTTTAATAAAGGATAAATTTATTTACTTCGCCTTTGGCTCAGTATGACCTGATTGTAATAATCTGTATTTCTGTATAAGTTCTCATAGTCAAAGTTTTTATAATAATTCACACATTGTCATTTTGAGCAAAGCGAAAAATCTAAATATCATAAGTTTCAATAATTATACATACTATTTTTATAATTATTGCAGCTTAATTGTAATATCAGCATTATTTTCAGCACATTTAAGTATATATAAAACAGGCATATATAAAAATGCTTTAAAAAAGACTTTATCAAAAAAAATATATATGGTATAAGTATCAGAATAAATAATATGGAGTTATTTTAATGAATACATATATTATAATATCATCAATAGTGCTGATTGTTCTTCTTGTAATATTGATATTATTTTTTATAAATCGTAAAAGTATTAAAATGAAAATTTTAGAAGAGCAGGCAGAAAAAGGCAGCCCTGAAACTCAGCTTGCTCTGGGGCTTATGCTTTATTCTGGGACACAGGTGCCTGTTAATAAAGAAAAAGGGTGTGAGTATATCAAAAAAGCAGCAGAAAATGGCAGTGCACAGGCACAGTATTTATACAGTGGTATAGTTTTAGGGGCAGACAGCGAAACAGCTCCATCAAAAGAGCAGCTTTTAGAGGCTGCATCATGGATACAAAAGGCAGCAGATGGTGGCTTTTTAACAGCAGTTATCACCCTTGCTAATATGTATGCAGAAGGTAAAATTTTACAAAAAGATGCAAAAAAATCACAGCATTATTTTTTAAAAGCTGCTGAAATGGGAGATATTCAATCACAATTAACAGTTGCAGGTATATACCATTTTAGTATAGGCATGGATAGGACTATTGGTTATGCATGGTATAAGGTTGCTGCACATAATGGCAGTGAATATGCTGTGGAAGCTTCTGAAAAACTTTTTGATGAATTATCTGAAGAAAGCAAAGCAGAAGCAGTAAGGAAAGCTGATGAATATATCAGTAAATATGCAGACAGGAAATTACATTAATTATATGATACAGAGATATATTCAGTCAGATTACAGCCCACTTATAGAAATATGGAAACAGTCAGTAATACATACTCATGATTTTTTATCAAAAGAAGATTATGAATTAATACTCTCAAAACTGCCTGAATATTTCAGCAGTGTAGATATGTATGTATATAGAAAAGAAAGCCGAATAGCTGCTTTTATGGGTGTATCTGGTAATAAAATGGAAATGCTTTTTTGTCATCCTGATTATATCAGGCAGGGCATAGGCTCATCTATGGTTAAATATGCAGTTCAGTTTCTGAATATAAAATATATTGATGTAAACGAACAGAATAATAAAGCAGTAGAATTTTATAAATCGCAGGGCTTTATTGTAATAGGCAGGCAGGCTCATGATGCTTTTGGCTACAACATGCTTCATTTAATGTATAGTGAGTAAAACTAAATATGAAAAAAATTTTTTTAGCAGTATTTATTTTTGTTTCTGTAAATATAGTTTATGCAGAAGAATGCAGCCGTCCTGTAATATTTCCATTAATTGCAAAACCTGTAAATGATACAGGCATGGAATATGCAAATTATAACTGGCGGGATAAGGCTGGGGCAAATCAGGCAGTATATGCAAGCTACCGCATTAGAGAAAACCGCACTAAAAAATTAATAAAAAAATCATTCCATGCTTCCCGTGATTTATATACAGATGTGTATAATGATACTGGCAGATACAGTTTTTTAAGTTCTAAAAATTATGTGGTATCAGTATCAGATGGTGAAGTATTAAGCACTGGCAGATTTTATGCAGGCACTTATGTTGTTACAGTTAAACATACAACATGTGATGGCAGAAATTTCATTATCCGCTATGGAGAGCTTGATAAAGACAGTATCAAAGTTAAACAGGGTGATAAAGTAAAACAGGGGCAGGTAATAGGAAAGCCGGGCTTTTTGCAAAAAAAAGATGTTAATGGAAATATTGTTCCAATAGATGTAATTGCAGACAAAGTTGTTTTTATGCTGCATTTAGAATATTTTGCAGATATTTCATCTGATGATGTTTTTTCAAAAGCATTTAGTAATAACAGGTATGACAGGCGAAGTGATATAAAAGACAGTTTAGAGTTACTAGAAGAAGGATATAATAATTCCTTTTGGGAGCAGGCTGCAAAATGAGAAAATTATTAATAGTGTTATTTACATTAATATCTTTTAATGTATATGCTTCTCCCTATGCAAACCCATGGCTTTATGATAAAATGCTTGATTTTATACAAAACCCTGCAGCATATAAGGATAATTTTACAAATGGTATAATACAGGATAGAAACCCTGATATAATTGTTGGTGCATTTATAGAAAATGCTTACTCTGTATATGAAAAAGAAGAAGAATTTACAAGTGAATTAAAATCATGTGGTGATAACTGCTATCAGGATAACAGCTCAAAAGATATACTGCAGTCATACCATAAGTTTTTTTATGTATCTGCGATAGTGCTGCCAGTTTCTGAAATATTAATACAAAACCCAGCAGCAGGTGAAAATATATCATATTATATACAAAATAAACTTGTAAGCTATACATGGGAAAATGAAAACTATTTAGTTATAACTATAAATAAAGATAAACTGGAATTTAAAAAACAAAAAAACAGTATTGTAATAACTACAACAATGCAGGTTTTAAAAAATTACATACTAAACTAATTAGATTAAGCTTGGTGAACTATGAAATACAGATATATATTATTAAACATAGTTTTTATATTATTTTATTCATTAAGTGTTTTTGCATATAATGAGCAGGATATTGATTTATATAATCACTCAAACCAGCATGGTGTTATTTTTCATGCAGAAGATAAAAGAGCATATTATGATAATATAACTTATGATGTAATAAGCTATGGCAAATGTAATAAAGAGCAGTATAAGATTATAAGAAATACCGCAAAAAAACTAAAAGATAAAGAACAGCCTTTCTGGATATATAAATACTGCATTAGAGCAGAATATAAATATAATACAGAAAGCATTATAAAAGCCTATAACAGCTACAGGTTTGATTTAAATAAAAGACTGCTTGAAAGCAAAGATTATAAAGTTATTGATAATATTGTGTCATACCTGCCTGTAAACTTAAAAAAAGGCAGCAATTATCTTTACTATCTAGGAATGAGAAATAATATTATTGAGTGGAGTGAAGATAATAATGTAATGCAAATAACACTTCCAATAATGTTTAGTGGTTTAATAACAACAATGAGTTTAGAAGAAGATAACAGTATATTAGTAAAAGAAATCTTTGTATATGAAAGACCAAATGAAATGCTGCCAAAGGATGAGTATAAAGATTTATTCATCAAATAACAGCTGAACTTTTCCAAAAAACTTAGAATATAGTCATTTAGAGCCTGATTTTTACAGGCGAAAAATCTATATTATATATTGCAATAGTGCAGAATATATTTAAATTATCTATATTTTCTCATGACTTAAAAGACATTACGGACATGCCATATTTTTCCTGCTGTTATAAGTATATAACATTATTAAATAACATATGAGGCAAAAATGGATAAAATATATATCAGTATTATATCTACACTTATAATAATTATCATATCAATTTCTATTTATATATTAATAAAAACTGGATTTTATAACAGTATAATTAAAGAATTGCAGTCAGAAAATAAATATCTGCTTTCTCAAATAAGCAGTGCTGAAAGTTTGATTGACTTTCAAAATGCTAAAATAAATAACTATGCAGTTAATATGAAAAAAGTAGAAGAAAAATATATGCAGGATATAGCTTATATTAACAAAAAATATAATGCATTGCAGGAAAAATACAAAAATGCAGGTAATGTAGAATGTTTAGGTATGATGAATATGATAGATGAAAACCAAAGGAGATTTTTAAATGAAAGAGAAAAGTAAACATTTTTTTATAAATTTATATGAAAAAGCAAAAAATTACATTTTAGAAAAAATAAAAGATATTATTAAAGCAACATCAGATGATTTTGCAGCTATAAATATAGAAAAGGGATATGCAGTATATTCTTTAAACTGGTGGTTCATGAAATCATTAAAGTGGCTTATTGCTGCCATTCTTGCAGTTTTAACATTATTTTTATGGGGCTGCAGCAGCACTGCTGTAACAAAATACTATCCAGTATCAGTGCCTGTTGCATGCAGTGTAGATATACCTTTAATGCCAGAATATAATGAAGATACAGTTATTACAAATTTAAATATATTGGCTTATGCAGAAAAACTTAAATCGGCTTTAAAAATATGTAAAAATGGAGGATTAAATGATTGATAGAGCATTTAATCTGCCTGCTGAAATATGGCAGTGGCTGTGGCTTTTTATTGTATCATTTACTGGCGGGGTTGTTGGATTTATTACAAAAATTTCCCCTACATTAAAAGGCAGGTCTTTCAGAGCAAAATTTTTAGCATTATGTATGGGAATGGTAAACAGTATGTTTATAGCATATATAAGCTATGAAATATTAATGAGTATTATTGATAAACAGGGTCTTGCAGTTGCTCTTGCTGGTATGGCAGCATTTACTGGCACTGATTTATTGATTATTATGCAAAATAAAATAATAGAATTAATTAAAAGAAAAATAGATGCTGTATAGGAAAATAAAATGAATACATTAAGCAAAAAAAGTATACAAAAACTAAACACATGTCATAGTGATTTAAAAAGGCTTATAAAGACGGTGGCATTAGAAGAAAAATGTGCAGTAATATGTGGTTTTCGTGGCAGATATGAGCAGGAAAAAGCATATTATGATGGCAAAAGCAAAGCCAAATGGGGTATGAGTAAGCATAATTTAAAGCCGTCTCAGGCAGTAGATGTGGTGCCGCTGCCACTTGACTGGAATAATATTGAACGATTTGAAAAATTAGGTAGAAAAATTATGCAGAAAGCTGATGAATTAAATATAAATATTAAATGGGGCAGAGATTTTAAAGGTTTAAAAGATTATCCCCATTTTGAATTAAATACAGATATTTGATATAACTTGCAGTATCGTTACCTTGTTTTTACATTAATATTTTATAAGCAGGTAACGATTTTTATTTCTGCTTGACAAATTTTAATTTTAGCTATATATAACTATATATTTATTTTAAATAAAAATATATCTTAAAAGGAGAGAAAAGTATGAATATTTCTCAATTTATTGGAGCATATAAAGATATGCTTACAAACTATTTTAATTTTCAAGGTAGAGTATCTCGCAAGTCATTTTGGTATGCAACCGCAGTAAATATTGCAGTATCAATAGTATTATCTATAATAAGCGGTATATTATCAAGTATTTTGTTTGTTTTTGCTTATATACCATCATTATACTCTCTTGCTGTTCTTTTGCCTTCATTGGGATATTCTTATAGAAGAGTGCAGGATATAGATAAAAATGGAATTTGGTGTTTAGTGCCTTTATATAATATTTATTTGTTTATCCAGCCTGGAACAGACGGAACAAACCAATTTGGTGACAAACCTGCTGAAATATAAAAAATCTATTGTTATGCTCTAAATTTATAATGATTTTTAGAGCATAACAATTTTACTCTTTATTAAAAAATACAGTCCAGCTACGCATTTCTGCTTCCTCCCTATTCGGTCGGGAAATGCTTGCGTTGTAAAAGACACTCCCCCTGTATTTTTTAAATCATGCTCTGCCGAAGCAAGTTCGTCTTCGCTTACTTTCAAGCTCGTCCTGAGTCTTATTTTTGGATAAGTCCATTCTGTCTTTTCTAACAGCTGTTTCAATATAGTTATTTTTTCCTTTTAATATTTGAATAATATGGCAGATATAAAAATAAGTAATAATAATTTAATAATGATTTATAAAAATACTTCATTGCAAAATAAGAAAAAATATGATATACTAACAATAATATCAAAAAGTGCAGAATTTTATAATATTTTTTCTATGAAATTAAAGTAGTAGTATATTACATATTATTGTAGAATAATAAGGAGTTATTTAATGAGTACATT
Proteins encoded in this window:
- the lysC gene encoding Rz1-like lysis system protein LysC translates to MKEKSKHFFINLYEKAKNYILEKIKDIIKATSDDFAAINIEKGYAVYSLNWWFMKSLKWLIAAILAVLTLFLWGCSSTAVTKYYPVSVPVACSVDIPLMPEYNEDTVITNLNILAYAEKLKSALKICKNGGLND
- a CDS encoding GNAT family N-acetyltransferase translates to MNISVNMQTGNYINYMIQRYIQSDYSPLIEIWKQSVIHTHDFLSKEDYELILSKLPEYFSSVDMYVYRKESRIAAFMGVSGNKMEMLFCHPDYIRQGIGSSMVKYAVQFLNIKYIDVNEQNNKAVEFYKSQGFIVIGRQAHDAFGYNMLHLMYSE
- a CDS encoding M15 family metallopeptidase; amino-acid sequence: MNTLSKKSIQKLNTCHSDLKRLIKTVALEEKCAVICGFRGRYEQEKAYYDGKSKAKWGMSKHNLKPSQAVDVVPLPLDWNNIERFEKLGRKIMQKADELNINIKWGRDFKGLKDYPHFELNTDI
- a CDS encoding tetratricopeptide repeat protein; the protein is MNTYIIISSIVLIVLLVILILFFINRKSIKMKILEEQAEKGSPETQLALGLMLYSGTQVPVNKEKGCEYIKKAAENGSAQAQYLYSGIVLGADSETAPSKEQLLEAASWIQKAADGGFLTAVITLANMYAEGKILQKDAKKSQHYFLKAAEMGDIQSQLTVAGIYHFSIGMDRTIGYAWYKVAAHNGSEYAVEASEKLFDELSEESKAEAVRKADEYISKYADRKLH
- a CDS encoding M23 family metallopeptidase — encoded protein: MKKIFLAVFIFVSVNIVYAEECSRPVIFPLIAKPVNDTGMEYANYNWRDKAGANQAVYASYRIRENRTKKLIKKSFHASRDLYTDVYNDTGRYSFLSSKNYVVSVSDGEVLSTGRFYAGTYVVTVKHTTCDGRNFIIRYGELDKDSIKVKQGDKVKQGQVIGKPGFLQKKDVNGNIVPIDVIADKVVFMLHLEYFADISSDDVFSKAFSNNRYDRRSDIKDSLELLEEGYNNSFWEQAAK
- a CDS encoding NapC/NirT family cytochrome c, which produces MKNLLEKLKAFFSGKNSADKSHAGGSAENNAGEKQPGRFKRLFLNIKAYAKRKPSAFIAIIIGIVFVLLFITYEALHLTSTPQFCGMCHVETETGAGAEYHTWKKNIHAAVDVGCIDCHGKPGFFGYMRAKMGGMYDLFSEIVHSKENKMAILTEGATNKEYAAKLVPNDWCLICHSDDENKRIRENTFMSFFGVKMRKVDAVKNPEFRELNGLRDIYNDEMPNISFSHDNHVNTLGLSCIECHMGVAHGGEFQNRTKMEDCFACHNAEREKNPEINAPENDACSTCHTTVAAMHEGTLLLEEGQEPTPPSMMVDQGVYGAENCSTCHMGGAFDLPTAATCGPTCHGDMDYGFMYDDIRAQFDAVKAPLDKLNMQLYAVVDKMTKEQHAKFNEFKNYYEILANDNSKGIHNDSIYVKAAEKAAAVGNELASSLGIPVAAPEENQE
- a CDS encoding ankyrin repeat domain-containing protein gives rise to the protein MTKDDKKIVRNVILFCIIFSVFFTVYRVSSLLDKKYEDISPQDNNTTAAPPFTSIENNSTPKNYDNIAKAYVLPAADMSLMQENKQAADNNSGIINSLADLNKNDKSIASPYDNLDIMLYEAAIQGDFESVRRYIDMGANINSVDSSGSTIVYRMSLLKNVSMDQMNCFNYLLLKGADVNKENYNGYTPLTAHFSSNLFNKEFLDRLIQNNVEINNPDFDGDTPLHFAVMNNNIEAVEYLLENGANANVKNKDGITPLHIAVKEKNYDITARLLDAGADRNTKDIDGISALDIVKASNDVDLFKLFSITQEDIKKDKLQAELQQALINNISKPAVKAVKENIDKGFYNRPVKQDKGASSIDGKFVGENPTPLIAALYFGYNDIAKALINIGADVNKPNDYPFYSPLMVAAESSNKEMVNLLLNKGADVNYQSKMDGITALNVTNSAEIAEIILKAKADPDISSNAACRSALQMAVINNNYDLAEILLKYGADVNHVDCSEYKPVIANAIDTGNPAIVRLLLNYNAGVNTEVGEDLSTKVIDYAKQKGNKMIIDMINEKLQQSISKKQEVLNKDNSSLLIKNNVKQEDNISINSKINDNISFKENIETKMNKNDNSLSNEIDNIMDDIVSDL
- a CDS encoding DUF805 domain-containing protein, with product MNISQFIGAYKDMLTNYFNFQGRVSRKSFWYATAVNIAVSIVLSIISGILSSILFVFAYIPSLYSLAVLLPSLGYSYRRVQDIDKNGIWCLVPLYNIYLFIQPGTDGTNQFGDKPAEI
- a CDS encoding TolC family protein, with the translated sequence MLRYLILIIAVAFMPLTASALTIDETVTLALDTNNNIKSKQYTVKAKNLAADNAILIFMPSIGVSYNYQYSWQDQTKALNTKTEGDLSTFSAYANLNLFNGLSDLFGYQLARLDRDMAVSDLDAVSYQTILDAQLAFINVLKAKSDLEVAESNLKLLEMQKRDAQISADNGLIAKNDLLQTETYLASAQLQKITAQSAVTRAIQSLEKVMNRKLAPNEELIEPVFMDVTLDSEEALKEKMFANRSDLKKLEQSYEAAKKTENRSLSGVYPTIDASFNYAGYGDSFDPFAGNPGGMDSNMTVGITASWNILSVASASMLSISDKRTRQALAYSIADAKQNMMLDLQTKIESYYTSKAQLAQSIIGVQHAEENYRVTKNLYDQSAATMTELLDASSLLNEAKVAESNARYSVISSVYNLEWVIQEKLPVHDVNQYTPVESPLR
- a CDS encoding GNAT family N-acetyltransferase; this translates as MDFDNDILVEYYNDVTEDIRYIRETVFVLEQGFSEEFDEIDKKSIHLLVKVNNKRAATARIFKSDNSNAKWTIGRFAVLKEYRGIGLGSFLLKKVEEKIKEQGGRTAELSAQKQAEKFYLSSGYIPMGDIYYDQHAPHIHMEKNID